The window GTACCCATCGATCAGTGCGAAGCGGATCAGGTCCATGTAGATGGCCGCCGGGTTGTACTGCAGCACCCTGCCGATCCACTCAGGCTTGCCCTGCAGCATCAACGGGATGGAGAACATGACACCGGACGCGTACATCCAGGTGCGCATGACGAACGGCATCAGCTGGGCCAGGTCCGGGGTCTTGCTGCCGAGCCTGGCCATGATCAGGGCGAGACCGGTGTTGAAGACGAACTGCATGACGAGCGCGGGGACGATCAGCAGCCAGGACAGCGACGGATAGCTGCCGAAGCCGACCACCACGACCGCCATCACGATCATCGAGTACAACAACTGCTGGAGCTGTTGCAGCGAGAAAGAGATGGGCAGCGAGGCGCGCGGGAAGTGCAGCGCGCGGACCAGTCCGAGGTTTCCGGAGATCGCCCGTACGCCCGCCATCACCGAGCTCTGCGTAAAGGTGAAGACAAATACGCCCGTCACCAGGAAGGGGATGAATACCTCCTGGGACATTCCCTTTCTGGTGCCCAGAATCAGCCCGAAGATCAAGAAGTAGACCAGGGCGTTGAGCAGCGGCGTGGCCACCTGCCACAGCTGGCCGAGCTTGGCCTGGCTGTACTGGGCAGTCAGCTTCGCCCGGGAGAACGCCATGATGAAGTGGCGGCGCCCCCAGAGCTGCTGCACGTACTCGAACAGCCCGGGCCGGGCACCGCTCACCGTCAGGCCGTACTTTTCGGCCCTCTCGGCGGCGCTCAGGCCGTCGTCGGCGGATGGCGGGGTGCTCAGCGCGACCGCACCATCATGGGTTGTGTCACTCACCAGATGAAACTCTCGTATTCAAGATGCGCAGCCAGTCGCGGGCGCGGTTCAGGCGGACAGGTCGCGTAAAGAAAAAAATACGCCTCATGCTCTCAGAGGAGAGCTTCTCAGATCACGGGAGGTCGGCCCAGTCTGGTCAGCCGCCATACCGTACGCCACCTCATCGGACGGCGCGGTCCGCAGGGCTTCGCCCAGCCTTCCCGGAATCCGCCGAACCACGCCTTCAGGGCGGGGCCCGAGGGCTTGCGGAGCAGGGTCAGCAGCAGCCAGACGCCCAGGTAGACCGGCACCAGCGGTGCGGGCAGATTACGGCGTGCCAGCCAGACCCGGTTACGGGCCACCATGCGATGGTAAACCGCGTGCCGCGACGGGGCGGTGGTCGGATGGTTGAGCACCATGTCGGCGCGGTAGTCGATCATCCAGCCGGCGTCCAGCGCCCGCCAGGCGAGATCGGTCTCCTCGTGCGCGTAGAAGAAGTCGCCCGGCAGCCCGCCGACCTCGGCGAGGACCCGGGTCCGGACGGCATTGGCGCCGCCGAGGAAGGTCGTCACCCGCGACGACCGCATCGGGTCGGCGGCGCGCAGCCGCGGGACATGCCGGCGCTGGGTGACACCGGTGTCCGGGTCGGCGATCCGGAAGCTGATTATGCCCAGCTTCGGGTCCTCCTCGAACGCCTGGCGGCACAGCTCGGCGGTGTCGGTCAGCGGCAGCAGTCCGTCGTCGTCGAGGAAGAGCAGGGCGTCGACGTCGGCGCCGGACGGGCCGAAGGCCTCGATACCGACGTTGCGGCCGCCGGGGATGCCCAGGTTCTCGGGGAGCTCGACCGTCCGGACGCCCGGGGGGACGTCCGGGACGGGGGCGCCGTTGCCGACGACCACCGTCTCGATCCGGTCGCCGTCCTGCTTGGCGACCGAATCGAGGAGGGCACGCAGCTCGTCAGGACGGTTTCCCATCGTGATGATGACCGCGCCGAGCTTCATGGGCGTGCTCACTTCAGCCTGCTCGATGCCAGGACCGACACGAGGTGGAGAAGGGTCTGCAGCAGAGCGATGCCGGCCAGGACCGCGACCGCGAGGCGGCTGAAGAAGAGATCGTCCCGGACCGAGTCCAGGACGGCCGCGACCAGAATCACCAGTGACGCCTCGACGCACAGGATCAGCCGGTGGAACTTGAGCGCACCGGCGGCCCGGCGGGCGAGCGCCATGCCGGACGAGCGCGGCTCGGACGCGGCCTCCTTGACCGGCGGCAGCCCGCCCTGGTGACGTGCGACCCCGACGAGGTCGGTCTCCGCCTTGATCAGGATGGCGCCCAGGGCCGCGAGAGTACCCAGGAAGGCCCAGAGCCAGTCGATCCGTCCACTGCCCCACAGGTCGGCGGCGCGCAGGCCGAAGCCGACCAGCACGGCCGCGTCGCAGAGATAGGCGCCGACACGGTCCAGGTAGACGCCGCCCAGGGAGAACTGCTGCTTCCAGCGCGCCAGCTCGCCGTCGACGCAGTCGAGCAGCAGGTAGAGCTGGACCATGAGAACCCCGAGCAGCGCGCCAGGGATGCCCGGGACGAGCAGGGCCGGAGCGGCGAGCACGCCGGCGACGGTCATCAGGTAGGTCAGCTGGTTGGGCGTCACCCTGGTGTTCACCAGATACCGGTCCACACGCAGTGAGAGCTCACGCATGTAGAGCCGGCCCGCCCAGTGTTCACCGCTGCGCCGGTCCTTGACGCCCGGAGGGTGAACGACCGGACGGAGTTCAGCTACGGATGGTCTTGGCATAGTCGGCGTACGCGTCCCTGATCTGGTCGGTGGACAGGTTGAGGTGTTCCAGGATCGTGAAGCGTCCCGGGCGCGTCTGCGGGGCGTAGTCGACGGCCTGGACGAACTCGTCGGCCGTGAAGCCGATCTCGTCGGGCAGGACCGGCAGCCCGTGGCGACGCAGCGCGGCCGCCATGAGCAGCGACTCGTCCCGCGCGCCCCGCAGGTGCATGGCGAAGCAGGCGCCGAGGCCGACCTGTTCGCCGTGGCTGGCGGCGCGCTTGGGATACAGCAGATCGAAGGCGTGGTTGATCTCGTGGCAGGCGCCGGAGGCCGGCCGGGAGTCCCCGGCGACCGACATGGAGATGCCGGTCAGCACCAGGCCCTCGGCCAGCACCTTCAGGAAGGAGTCGTCGCCGACCCCGCCGGGGTGGCGCAGCACGGCCTCGCCGGCCTGCCGGGCCATGGCCGCGGCGAGTCCGTCGATCTCCTCGCCGTTGACCTGGTGGGCGAGTTCCCAGTCCGCCACGCACGAGATGTTGGAGACCGCGTCGCCGATGCCGGAGCGCACATAGCGGGTGGGCGCCTCACGGATGATGTCCAGGTCGATGACGACGGCGATCGGGGTGGGGACGCCGTACGAACCCCGTCCGTTGTCGTTGTCCAGGGTCGCGACCGGCGAGCAGAGACCGTCGTGCGAGAGGTTCGTCGCGACCGCGACCATCGGCATGCCCACGCGCGCCGCGGCGTACTTCGCCACGTCGATGATCTTGCCGCCGCCGAGGCCGACCACCGCGTCGTACCGGTCGCCCTTGATGTCGTCGGCGAGCTTGACGGCCGAGTCGATCGTGCCGTCGGCGACCTGGTACCAGTGGGCGCCGGGCAGCGCCGGGGCGAGCCGCTCGCGCAGGGCCAGGCCGGAACCGCCGCTGATCGCGACGGCGAGCTTGCCGGAGGCGGAGATCCGCTGGTCGGCGAGGAGGGCCGCCAGATCGTCCAGGGCACCGCGCCGGATGTCGACGACGACGGGCGACGGAATGAGCCGGCTCAGTACTGGCATGCGATCTCACGGCCCTTCGCGAGGTCGTCGTGGTTGTCGATCTCGACCCACGTCACTTCGCCGATGGAGGCCACGTCGACGGTGAAGCCGCGGTTGACGAGCTCCTGGTAGCCGTCCTCGTAGTACAGGTCCGGGTCGCGCTCGAACGTCGCCTTCAGGGCGTCGGCCAGCTCCGCGGCGGCCTCGGGCTCGATGAGGGTGACGCCGATGTACTCGCCGGTCGCGGTGGCCGGGTCCATCAGCTTGGTGATGCGCCGCACGCCCTTGTCACCGTCGGTGATGACCTTCATCTCCTCGTCGGCGAGGTTCTTCACCGTGTCGAGGGCGAGGATGATCTTCTGGCCGTTGCCGCGGGCGGCGAGGAGCGTCTTCTCGACGGAGACCGGGTGCACGGTGTCGCCGTTGGCGAGGATCACACCTCGCGCGAGCACGTCACGGGCGCACCACAGGGAGTAGGCGTTGTTCCATTCCTCGGCCTTGTCGTTGTCGACGAGGGTGAGCGTCAGGCCGTACTTCGCCTCGAGCGCGGCCTTGCGCTCGTAGACGGCCTCCTTGCGGTAGCCGACGACGATCGCGACCTCGGTGAGACCGATCTCCGCGAAGTTGGCCAGCGTGAGGTCGAGCACGGTCTTCTCGCCGTCGACCGGCACGAGGGCCTTCGGAAGCGTGTCGGTGTAGGGGCGCAGACGCCGTCCGGCACCGGC is drawn from Streptomyces sp. NBC_01717 and contains these coding sequences:
- a CDS encoding ABC transporter permease is translated as MSDTTHDGAVALSTPPSADDGLSAAERAEKYGLTVSGARPGLFEYVQQLWGRRHFIMAFSRAKLTAQYSQAKLGQLWQVATPLLNALVYFLIFGLILGTRKGMSQEVFIPFLVTGVFVFTFTQSSVMAGVRAISGNLGLVRALHFPRASLPISFSLQQLQQLLYSMIVMAVVVVGFGSYPSLSWLLIVPALVMQFVFNTGLALIMARLGSKTPDLAQLMPFVMRTWMYASGVMFSIPLMLQGKPEWIGRVLQYNPAAIYMDLIRFALIDGYGSENLPPHVWIVGLAWAAFIGVAGFVYFWKAEERYGRG
- a CDS encoding glycosyltransferase family 2 protein — protein: MSTPMKLGAVIITMGNRPDELRALLDSVAKQDGDRIETVVVGNGAPVPDVPPGVRTVELPENLGIPGGRNVGIEAFGPSGADVDALLFLDDDGLLPLTDTAELCRQAFEEDPKLGIISFRIADPDTGVTQRRHVPRLRAADPMRSSRVTTFLGGANAVRTRVLAEVGGLPGDFFYAHEETDLAWRALDAGWMIDYRADMVLNHPTTAPSRHAVYHRMVARNRVWLARRNLPAPLVPVYLGVWLLLTLLRKPSGPALKAWFGGFREGWAKPCGPRRPMRWRTVWRLTRLGRPPVI
- a CDS encoding CDP-alcohol phosphatidyltransferase family protein, whose product is MPRPSVAELRPVVHPPGVKDRRSGEHWAGRLYMRELSLRVDRYLVNTRVTPNQLTYLMTVAGVLAAPALLVPGIPGALLGVLMVQLYLLLDCVDGELARWKQQFSLGGVYLDRVGAYLCDAAVLVGFGLRAADLWGSGRIDWLWAFLGTLAALGAILIKAETDLVGVARHQGGLPPVKEAASEPRSSGMALARRAAGALKFHRLILCVEASLVILVAAVLDSVRDDLFFSRLAVAVLAGIALLQTLLHLVSVLASSRLK
- a CDS encoding iron-containing alcohol dehydrogenase family protein — protein: MPVLSRLIPSPVVVDIRRGALDDLAALLADQRISASGKLAVAISGGSGLALRERLAPALPGAHWYQVADGTIDSAVKLADDIKGDRYDAVVGLGGGKIIDVAKYAAARVGMPMVAVATNLSHDGLCSPVATLDNDNGRGSYGVPTPIAVVIDLDIIREAPTRYVRSGIGDAVSNISCVADWELAHQVNGEEIDGLAAAMARQAGEAVLRHPGGVGDDSFLKVLAEGLVLTGISMSVAGDSRPASGACHEINHAFDLLYPKRAASHGEQVGLGACFAMHLRGARDESLLMAAALRRHGLPVLPDEIGFTADEFVQAVDYAPQTRPGRFTILEHLNLSTDQIRDAYADYAKTIRS
- a CDS encoding phosphocholine cytidylyltransferase family protein: MIGLVLAAGAGRRLRPYTDTLPKALVPVDGEKTVLDLTLANFAEIGLTEVAIVVGYRKEAVYERKAALEAKYGLTLTLVDNDKAEEWNNAYSLWCARDVLARGVILANGDTVHPVSVEKTLLAARGNGQKIILALDTVKNLADEEMKVITDGDKGVRRITKLMDPATATGEYIGVTLIEPEAAAELADALKATFERDPDLYYEDGYQELVNRGFTVDVASIGEVTWVEIDNHDDLAKGREIACQY